The segment TTGATGGTGAATATTTAGATTATGAAGCAGTACGAAAAAACTATTCTAAAGTAATGGCTTGGTTGGCTGGATTATATGTTAATACTATGAATTTAATTCATTTTATGCATGATAAACATGCCTATGAAGCTTCGCAAATGGCTTTGCATGACAGCGAAGTTAAGCGTTTGATGGCCTTTGGGATTGCTGGTTTATCGGTTGCAGTTGATTCGTTAAGTGCAATTAAATATGGCAAAGTAAAACCAATCAGAGGTGAAAATGGTATCACTACAGATTTCGTGGTAGAAGGTGAACACCCTTGCTACGGTAATGGTGATGATAGTGTAGATATTTTTGCAAAAGAAATTACGCATGAATTTTTAACTGAGTTGAAAAAACATAAAACATATCGTGGGGCTGAGCATACTTTATCAGTATTAACGATTACTTCTAATGTTATGTATGGTAAAAAAACAGGGGCAACTCCTGATGGCCGTAAAGCTGGTGAAGCATTTGCTCCGGGCGCTAATCCAATGCATGGTCGTGATAATAAAGGGGCCATTGCAGCGATTAAGTCAGTAACAAATATTTCATACAAAGATTGTCGTGATGGTATTTCTTATACTTTCTCGATTGTGCCGGGGGCGTTGGGCAAGAGTCCGGAAGCTAGAATCAATAACTTAGTAGCAATATTGGATGGTTATAGTGTAAGTAAAGGTCACCATATCAATATTAATGTTTTTGATAGAGAGTTGTTAGAAAAAGCGATGCAAGAACCGGAAAATTATCCGCAATTAACGATTAGGGTTTCTGGTTATGCTGTTAATTTTGTAAAATTAAGCAAATCGCATCAAAAAGAAGTTATTAAACGTACTTTTTATCAAGCGGTATAATTAAGCTGAGGTTGGGGTGAAACCCAACCTTTCTTTATATCAAAATACAATTAATATTTTAATTTCCGAGGAAATAATTTTAAAGAAGGTGAAAAAATGGTAGGTTATTATCATTCTATTGATACAATGGGGACGGTTGATGGACAGGGTATACGTTATTTGGTTTTTTTAGCAGGCTGTAATTTAGGTTGTTTGTTTTGCCACAATCCTGATACTTGGAAGCTTGGAACAAAGACGATTACCGTAGAAGAAATTATTGCCGATTTTAATAGATATCGCCCTTTTTATGAAGCTTCTAATGGGGGCATTACTGTCAGTGGTGGTGAACCATTATTACAAGCTGATTTTGTAGCAGAATTATTTGCGGCAGCTAAACTTCAAGGGATTAGTACTACCCTAGATACTTCTGGTTTTGCGAAAATTGCTGATATTGATAAGGTATTACCATATACGGATCATATTATGTTTGGGTTGAAAGGTGTAACAAAAAGTAGTTATCAAAGGTTAACTAATGCTGACGGAGAAAGTATTATTGAGAATTTAAGGTATA is part of the Negativicutes bacterium genome and harbors:
- the pflA gene encoding pyruvate formate lyase-activating protein yields the protein MVGYYHSIDTMGTVDGQGIRYLVFLAGCNLGCLFCHNPDTWKLGTKTITVEEIIADFNRYRPFYEASNGGITVSGGEPLLQADFVAELFAAAKLQGISTTLDTSGFAKIADIDKVLPYTDHIMFGLKGVTKSSYQRLTNADGESIIENLRYMATKHELTIRYLVVPTINDSAEEIAEFIALIQSLPNKHIVDLLGYHEMGVYKWEALGLEYKLREIRPANKEDINKIKKMLKKEHIMVL